AACAGCTCTTTTAAGGAAAAACAAATCAGACCAATCAAACCCTAGTTCTTCTCAAACTGAACCGAATCTCAAACAAAGAGAAGTTAAAGaagccgaagaagaagaagaacttggaGTAACTGATGAGTTAAAAGACTTTGTCAAGTCATTAAgtgcagaaaccttcaagaatTTCCCACTTCAACAAGgtataaaaatttcatctatcactTCTACAAAATATACTATTTCTTTGTAGAAttcaattataaaaaaatatgatttaattgAGTTGATGCAGATGATAATCAGGTTAGAACTGTTAACGGGTCTGATAATATACAGAAAGATCTCAGTGAATGGCAAGAACGTCATGCTATGCTTGTTCTTACTAAAGTCAAGGTATTGTGATTTATGCTATGCCCTAAAATTGGCATTATGACAGTATTAGAATAGGTGGAAAGTTTAGAGATTGCCAGCATAGAAACTGACAGTATTAAATCTGATGATACTTGTATATTACTTGAAGCATTGCACGAATAAAATGATTGTTATGTTGTTATTTTACATGTTTTTAAACCTGGATTCGGTTAGGTATCCTAATGCACACTTACGGTAGAGATAAGGAGC
This DNA window, taken from Papaver somniferum cultivar HN1 chromosome 3, ASM357369v1, whole genome shotgun sequence, encodes the following:
- the LOC113358534 gene encoding uncharacterized protein LOC113358534, whose protein sequence is MDFSSWIRTALLRKNKSDQSNPSSSQTEPNLKQREVKEAEEEEELGVTDELKDFVKSLSAETFKNFPLQQDDNQVRTVNGSDNIQKDLSEWQERHAMLVLTKVKEISLLRYVLCPRYLKDRQFWQIYFMLVKNYVSPFELLAIRKAKLRRMAVDDGNLVESPAYEVEMAEAKQSRRSLPSESDVGSV